In Paenibacillus sonchi, a single genomic region encodes these proteins:
- a CDS encoding ArsR/SmtB family transcription factor, with protein sequence MADVDHDLVQAVKVYKALGEPTRLKIALMLIKQENQCVTAIGEQLGHVAGSTLSHHLKQLTESGLIQSQKNGSFIHYSVDQEVAKKFAPYLLA encoded by the coding sequence ATGGCTGATGTAGATCACGATCTGGTGCAAGCTGTCAAAGTATACAAGGCTCTAGGTGAGCCTACACGACTAAAAATTGCCTTAATGCTAATCAAGCAAGAGAATCAATGCGTTACCGCGATCGGTGAACAGCTTGGACACGTAGCCGGTTCAACGTTATCCCATCATCTCAAGCAGCTGACGGAATCGGGTTTAATCCAGTCGCAAAAGAATGGTTCGTTTATTCACTACAGCGTTGATCAAGAAGTGGCAAAGAAGTTTGCGCCATATTTACTGGCGTAA
- a CDS encoding MFS transporter, with the protein MIKSWKVYILAIISFLVGTSEFVIAGILDLVSRDVGVTIAAAGQLISVYSISYAVGTPILIAATSKLSRRTLMLAALALFFIGNLITVVSTGYPMLVGARVILALSTGVFTVVALTVSAQIAGPGKQGTAIATIMMGFNLSLILGVPLGRVIASTYDWKMIFYGIGLLSFIAMLVILMALPKSQGEANVPLKEQLALLKRPQLLLTLSISFFWMVGYTIIYTFITPFLMNITGMSNGMVSIALFSFGIASLLGAQAGGYGADKLGIPRTLNGSLMIHAGILILMSLLAHTSIAVFPLLLLWSFFAWSTGPIQQVYMISLAPSAAGILLSLNTSFIQLGIAVGAAIGGLVVEIFSLQSIGVAGAIGVAIALLPAILSFSMRSQSPNGIQSVTSKQ; encoded by the coding sequence ATGATTAAATCGTGGAAAGTTTATATTTTAGCGATTATAAGTTTTTTAGTGGGAACTTCGGAATTTGTAATTGCCGGGATATTGGATCTAGTTTCCAGAGATGTAGGCGTAACCATTGCTGCTGCCGGCCAACTCATTTCGGTTTATTCCATATCTTACGCGGTTGGTACTCCGATTCTCATTGCGGCTACCTCTAAACTAAGCCGGAGAACACTTATGCTGGCTGCTTTGGCGCTCTTTTTTATAGGGAATTTAATTACGGTGGTCTCGACGGGCTATCCGATGCTTGTTGGTGCGAGAGTGATCTTAGCTCTTAGTACAGGTGTCTTTACCGTGGTTGCCCTAACTGTTTCTGCTCAAATTGCCGGACCTGGAAAACAAGGCACCGCCATAGCAACTATCATGATGGGATTTAATCTATCGCTTATTTTAGGCGTTCCTCTGGGAAGAGTTATTGCCAGCACCTACGACTGGAAAATGATTTTTTATGGAATCGGCCTTCTTAGTTTTATCGCGATGCTGGTCATTTTAATGGCTTTGCCAAAGTCGCAGGGAGAGGCAAATGTGCCTCTTAAAGAACAACTCGCCCTGTTGAAAAGGCCGCAGCTATTATTAACCTTGTCGATTAGCTTCTTTTGGATGGTCGGTTATACGATCATTTACACGTTTATTACACCATTTCTGATGAACATTACGGGTATGAGCAATGGGATGGTGAGCATCGCGCTATTTTCATTCGGCATAGCAAGTTTGCTGGGCGCCCAGGCTGGAGGTTATGGTGCGGATAAATTAGGTATTCCGCGTACGCTGAATGGAAGCTTAATGATCCACGCTGGTATTTTGATCCTTATGTCTCTCTTAGCCCATACATCTATAGCTGTCTTTCCGTTGCTGCTGTTATGGTCGTTTTTTGCTTGGTCTACGGGTCCCATTCAACAAGTTTATATGATTAGCTTGGCACCAAGCGCAGCGGGCATTCTTCTGAGCTTGAATACATCATTCATCCAGTTGGGGATTGCTGTCGGAGCTGCCATTGGCGGTCTTGTTGTGGAAATATTCTCCTTACAATCAATCGGCGTGGCTGGCGCAATTGGTGTTGCAATCGCACTCCTTCCGGCTATATTATCGTTCTCGATGCGAAGTCAGTCTCCGAATGGCATACAATCCGTCACAAGCAAACAATGA